TTAGGAATTTGCCCTTGGGGAATCCGACGCCGGGCGGCGTGCCTGTAAATATTAAATCGCCGGGCTTCAGCGTTATGCCTTGGGAAGCCCAGTGTATGAGCTGCTGCACGTTGAAGATCAGCTCTGAGGTGTTGCCCTCCTGCTCCAAACCGCCGTTCACCCTCAGCCTCAGCCCCAGCTTGTTGGGATCCGGCACCTCGTCCCTTGTAACTATGTACGGCCCGACGGGCGCCGCCGTGTCCATGGACTTGCCCCATATCCAGTTCTGGCCGTAGGGGTTAAGCTGCTGCGGCCAGCCCGGCGGGAACTGCCAGTCTCTGAGCGAGATGTCGTTACCCACGGCGTAGCCGAAGACGTAGTCCAGCGCCTTTTCTGGAGGTATGTACTTCCCAGCCCTGCCCATCACCACCACCAGCTCCACCTCCCAGTCCATCTTCTGCACCACCCTGTGCTTAACGATCGGCTGCTCGTGGCCCACCAGGGCGTTAGGGAATTTGGGGAAGAAGTAGGGCCTCTCCGGCGGCTTTACCCCGGCTTCCTGGCCGTGGGCTTTGTAGTTCACAGCAACCGCGAATATCTTCTCTGGGTTCGGCACGGGGGGCTCCCATGTTATTTCCTTCGCGTTGAGCTTGGCCTCGGGAGGCGCTCTGCGGGCTAGGTAGTCCACGACGTCTAGGGCGGGCTTCCCCACGGCTATGAGCTTCCTCATGTCGTATAGAAACTCCGGCGCCTCGTAGGCGTCGTACACAGCCACGTAGGCCATTGGCAGGTCAATAATTTCGCCGTTTAGGAAAAGACCCACCTTTCTTGTGTCCCCTTTTCTAAACGTCAACAACTTCATGAGCGGCGGATCGAGTCGTAAGCTAAAAATTTTTCGGGAATATATTTCTATCAGTGAATTTATAAATTCTCAAATTAGAAACAACATAGTTATTAAACGCCACGGCGAGTTGCCACGGAATAATGTTACGTTATATATAATGATGGAAATATTTTAATAGATGTTACCGACCTATTAGTAATGGCGACTTCCCGTTATCTCCGACGCGTGCAGAAGATTAAGACAGGTAGCTACATCATATCCCTACCCATGGACTGGGTTCTAAAAAATAGGCTCAAGCCCAAAGACCCGTTGCTAGTCTTCGAGGATCCCAATAACAACATTGTTGTTAAGATCCCCATGTCTAGATGCAACCTCACTCTCGACGCCGGGATCTACGAAGACCCAGAGTTGCTGGAGGAGGTTGTCAAGTATCTATACATCTTCGGAGTCGATCAGATAACCGTCACAGGCCACAACCAGGGCGTGCTGAAGCGGCTTAGAGAGCTCAGAAAAGACTTGATTGGGTATGAAATTGACGACTTCACCAACGGCCGCGTCGTGATCTCTATCAAGGACGACATACACGCCCTCGAGGAGAGGCACTTGAAGAGGGTTTGGGAGAAGTATCTAAAGCTCCTTGGAGACATACTAGACGGCATATGTAGCTACAGAAACGACGAGGAGCTTAGAGACAAGATTGTGGAGTCTAAGAGACTTGTGAGGCACCTCCAGAGGCTACTGTCAATAGCGCTCAAGGAGCCCGAGCGCAACAAGATACCATACCCCACCTTCGCCGCCTTTTTCGAAACCACAATTAGGCTGAGGGAGGTGGGGTACTACATCTACAGAATGGTGGACTTCCTCGCCGGAGTTAGGCAAAGGGAGGAGCTAGACGCCATGTGCAGACTCTGCAAAGAGGCGCTCAACACCTCCGACCTGAAGAGGCTGGTGGAGATCCGGGAGAGGATAAACACGCTGGAGGAGGCGTCGCTTCCAAAACTAAACGCCTACGAGGCCCACATGGCCTTCGCCATGAGACGCATCGTCTTCAACCTAGTAAGAATATCGGAGCTCATGACGGTGGCCGCCGCCGCGCAGAGGACAGTCTGCACACCTGCAAGCCGGGAAGAAGAGGAGTTCTAACGGTCCCCACACACCCCACCCCCCGCCTACCTCCCGTAGATGAAAAAGTCGACAACCACATTGTTGACCATGTGGTACAGAAGGCAGGCCCATGTCGATTTTGTAACTATGTACAGCGCCGCGGCTACGAGACCCCATAGAAACATGTAGCCCGCCAGCGCCGCGCCGAATCGTAGATGCACGGCTGAGAACGCCGCCGAGGTGAGCAAGGCGGCCCACCTATTCCCCACCGCAGGCGCCAGCCTAGAGATTGAGTAGCCTCTGAAAAAAGCCTCCTCGAAGAAAGCCGCCCCAAGGGCCCAAATCGCCACGGGCACCGCGTTGATGCCCGCTGTGCTGTAGCCCCACCTGCCCCACTGCAGGCCCAGCGCCGAGTAAAGCAAGTTGACGGGCCACCACAGCGTAAAGACGAGTACCCAGAGCGCGATGGCGAGCGCGGCCTCTCTTGGGCCAAGCCTGCCGCTGTATATACTGCTGAAGGCGCCTCTCCACGTGCCGTAGCCCTCTCTCTTCACAACTATGTAGAGAAGCGCCATGAAAGAGGCCAGCTGCACGGCGGTGTATATCAAAGCGTACCACGGGTTGTCCGCGGGCGGCTTCACAACTGCGTATACAGCCAAGGCGGCGAGGTAGTAGCCTCCCATCGCCAGTAGAAGGCCTATCATACAAAAATGTCGACTTATAGTTAAATATCTAACGAAGCCCCACTCTAGAGAGTAGTAGGGAGGTCAGCGCGGCCGTGGCGGCCACCACCGCGGCCGAGGCTATGAAGGGGGCGGTGGCCGAGATTGTAGTGTAGAGGTAGCCGCCGATCGTCGGGCCGGCTATCCTGCCGAGGGTCCCCGCCGACTGCAATGCGCCGAGCTCCACGCCAGCCCCTCTCCTCGACGCGGCGGCGAATATGAAAGAAGACGCAACCACGCCGCCCAGCGACACCAACGCGGCGCCTATGTAGAGAACCGCCAGCGAGCTCGAGGCGAAGCTCAGCAGAAGCAGGCCCACCGCCATGGTGGCCATGCCCAGCGGCGCGTTTCTACCCGGGCTGGAGGACCTCTCGAGGCGTCTAACCACTGGCTGGGCCGCCCCGGCGGCTACGCCGGAGACGAAGAACAGAAGGCCTATCTGAAAGGGAGTTAGCCCCCGGGCGAAGGCTGAGAAGTAGGAGAGGAGAGCCTCGAACATAGACATGCCCAGGTTCAGCATAAGCACCGGAACCGCCAGGAGGCCCACCACAATTTCAAAACCCTGGCGCCGGGTTGGCCTGGTGTTGGGCAACCTAGCCACCGCGGTGCCTGCTAGGGCGTAAAGCACCGCCGAGGCGAGGAACGGTAGCCGGGGGTGCAACGTGCCTAACGCCCCCCCGATGGCGGGCCCCGCGACGAAGCCGACGCCGAAGGCTATGCCGAAGAGAGCCATGGCGGAGGCCCTGCGGTCACTCGGCGTAAGGTCCGCTATCCAAGCTTGGAGCGCCGCCAGGGTGCCGCCCCCCACTCCGGCCAGCGCCCTGCCGAGGGCCAGCTGGGCGAGGCTTTGGGCGGCGTAGGCGACAGCTTGGCCTGCGGCTCCGAGGGCTAGGCCAGCCGCCACCACGGGGGCCCTGCCTATCTTGTCGGAGACGTAGCCCCATAGAGGCGCCGTAACGAACTGCATTAGGGAGAATAGGGACACCAGCAGACCCTGGGCCGCCGCGTCGCCCCCCAGCTCTCTTAGGAGGAAGGGCATCGCGGGTAGTATTATGCCGAAGCCCACCATCTGCAGAGCAACTGCGCCCAGTAGCAGAAAGCGCGTCTCCATGCCGGCTGATGGACATGGATTTTAAAGTGTAAAACCGGCGCGGTGGGGAGGGGGACGCCGTGCGGAAGACTTATAACCCGTGGAGGGCGGTGTTTTTGTGAAGGCGCTGGTGCATGTGGATAGGGAGGATTTGACCGCCATGAATATCGCTCTTTCTAATATCGAGAATCTGCTGGAGGCGGCGACGGGGGCGGAGGTTGCGGTGGTGGCGAACGGCAACGCCGTGATATTCTTCACACAACACGCGCCTAGCCACGTCAAGGAGAGGCTCACCGCGCTGGCGGCGAGAGGCGTGAAGTTCTATATATGCAACAACTCCCTCAGAGCGCACGGAATCGACCACGGGGAGTTACTACCCTTCGCCGAGGTTGTACCCGCCGGCATAGTAAAAATACTAGAGCTCCAGTCAGCGGGCTACCTCTACGTAAAGCCCTAGATAAGCTGGGCACAGGTTCCGCGTCGCTGGGGTCAGTACATTTTTATCTACAATTCAATAACGTCATGGACAGGCTGAGGGGTAGGAGGGTCTTCGTGGGGGGCGTGGGGCCTGGGCTGGGCTCGGCTGTTGTATACCTAGCTCTGTCGGAGGGTGCCGGGGTGTACGCCGCGGCGCGGAGTAGAGACTTTCTAGAGCGGCTTAGACGCGAGTTTTCTAGATTCGGCGAGCTCCACATAGGCGCCTACGACTTGTCGAGGCCCGAGGGCGCCGAAGCCGCCGTGGCAGACGCGGCAACCAAGCTCGGGGGCCTGGACGGCGTGGTGGTGACGGCCGGGGGCTACGCCGAGACGCCGATAGAGGAGCTGGACCCCTCCGCGCTGGAGGACCTCCTCTCCCGCAACTTGAAGGCCCATCTCTACGTGGTCAAGGCGGCTACCAAGCATCTGAAGCCGGGATCCTCCATAGTCCTAGTCACGGCGGTGGGCGGGGCATACCCCGCCTGGCTTAGGAGGAATGTGGCGTATGTCGCCTCTAAGGCGGCGTTGGCTAGAGCTGTGGAGTCCCTCGCCGCGGAGCTGATTGACAAGGGGATTAGGGTAAACGGCGTGGCGCCCGGCGGGATGAGCAAAGACTTTACGCCCGGCGGAGCGGCGAGGCGGCCTCCCCTCGGCGCCCCCCAGGCGCCGCCAGAAGAGGTGGCCCGGGTAGTCATATGGTTGCTCGCCGACGAGTCTTACTGGGTAAATGGGGCGGTGATCCCGGCAGACGGCGGCCGGAGGCTCGCCTGAGGCGAATCCAGCGGCGAGATCTACACAGCCCACACGGCGTGGGCAAAATAGAGGGGCCCGGGCGGTTTCCTAATTTGAAGATGTCTAGGCGGAGGTGCTTGGCTGCGGCTGTGGGGTTTGTGGAGCTGGGGGTGTCCACTCGGACGCTTCTTTGTATGCCAGCATCTCTATTACGTACTGCGCAATGAGGACTATAGTCCCCAATATGCCGAGGTAGGGTATAAAACTCAGCACTATTCCAATTATGAGGAGTATGTATGCCGTGTGGAATTTATTTATCGCTGTGTATCTATGCATGTTGTTGAGGAAGAGTATGTGTGCTATGGTTAGGAATATCCCGAAGGCGGCGAGGATAATTCCCATGACGAGTGCGGGGGCTACGACAGGCCATATCCACTCCCCGGCGACGGGCCCCCGGCTAATTGACTGTATGTTTGCCAGTACGGCCAGCGCCAATATGACTAGGGTGGCAATTCCGAGGAGGAACTCTATTATGGGCCCCCAGGCCATCCACCACGCCCAGCCTATGCCTATCCTGTGTAGCGCCAGGTATCCTCTGAAGAGGTAGAGAAAGAATATGAGTACCCAGGCTATTATGAAAACAACCACCTCCCCCGCGAGCAACACCACGACGGATGCCAAGGCGTGAGGGGACTGCATCGACGGTAATATGGCGACGACGGCGGTGAAAATAACGACGGGTATGGCGACAATTACCAGAATTAATGAATATAGATATCCTTTGTACAGCCGTTTATTTGCTTCTCGAAACTCCATAAAATCAAAGCCAAGCCAATATAAATTTTTTCCACAGATTTAAACGGCACCGCGGCGACGTTTTATATCCCCCAGCGCAGAAGAGTTGTGAAGCTGTGGAGATTTATATGGGTTAATCGGTAGATATATGGATTTGTTAGAGGTGTTTAAACTGAGGACTATAGCTGTGGTGGGGGCGTCGAGGGATCCCTCTAAGTGGGCCCACGTGGTGCCTCTCTACCTGAAGAGGGCTGGCTATAGAATAATCCCGATTAACCCATCCGCCGGAGAGATACTTGGGGAAAAGGCGTATCCCACCCTCCACGAGGTTCCTGACGAGGTTGATGTGGTTCAGGTATTTAGGCCATCTGAGGAGGTGCCCAGGATTGCGCAGGACGTTATTAGGCGCCGGAGGGAGAGGGGGGACGTCAAGGTGGTGTGGCTACAGCTGGGGATCAGGGCTCCCCCCGGCGTCCGGGAGGCGCTCGAGGCCGAGGGCATCGCCTTGTTTGAAGACATGTGTATGATGGAGACCCACGCCAGGCTGTTCGGGCTGAGGCCCCTGGCGCCCGGCGAGGTGTAGCAAACGTCCCTGGGCAATAGTTTTTTATATGGACGTAGGTTTTTATGTGTCTATTTGTGATGTTTTTAGAGTTTTGGATTTGGCGGCGAGGCGGGGTGATACTGCCGTCATCGTGAGGGTTTACGACGGCTCAAACGCGTTTGTCGACGCCGTGGTGGGCGGCGGGGCGCTCCTCGGCCTAGCCCCAGCTGAGGTTGTTGAGGCAGTGGGGGGCCTGAAACCCGGGGAGAGGGCGGAGGTGCGGGTAGGCCGTCTCTGGGTGGAGGCGGAGGGGGTACTCCTCAAGCCCTCACTCGTGGTGGTGGGTTTTGGCGAGGTGGCGCGCCGCGT
The sequence above is drawn from the Pyrobaculum ferrireducens genome and encodes:
- a CDS encoding DsrE family protein, which translates into the protein MKALVHVDREDLTAMNIALSNIENLLEAATGAEVAVVANGNAVIFFTQHAPSHVKERLTALAARGVKFYICNNSLRAHGIDHGELLPFAEVVPAGIVKILELQSAGYLYVKP
- a CDS encoding fumarylacetoacetate hydrolase family protein; translated protein: MKLLTFRKGDTRKVGLFLNGEIIDLPMAYVAVYDAYEAPEFLYDMRKLIAVGKPALDVVDYLARRAPPEAKLNAKEITWEPPVPNPEKIFAVAVNYKAHGQEAGVKPPERPYFFPKFPNALVGHEQPIVKHRVVQKMDWEVELVVVMGRAGKYIPPEKALDYVFGYAVGNDISLRDWQFPPGWPQQLNPYGQNWIWGKSMDTAAPVGPYIVTRDEVPDPNKLGLRLRVNGGLEQEGNTSELIFNVQQLIHWASQGITLKPGDLIFTGTPPGVGFPKGKFLKGGDVVEAEVEKIGVLRNYVVEEQ
- a CDS encoding SDR family NAD(P)-dependent oxidoreductase; protein product: MDRLRGRRVFVGGVGPGLGSAVVYLALSEGAGVYAAARSRDFLERLRREFSRFGELHIGAYDLSRPEGAEAAVADAATKLGGLDGVVVTAGGYAETPIEELDPSALEDLLSRNLKAHLYVVKAATKHLKPGSSIVLVTAVGGAYPAWLRRNVAYVASKAALARAVESLAAELIDKGIRVNGVAPGGMSKDFTPGGAARRPPLGAPQAPPEEVARVVIWLLADESYWVNGAVIPADGGRRLA
- a CDS encoding CPBP family intramembrane glutamic endopeptidase, which codes for MIGLLLAMGGYYLAALAVYAVVKPPADNPWYALIYTAVQLASFMALLYIVVKREGYGTWRGAFSSIYSGRLGPREAALAIALWVLVFTLWWPVNLLYSALGLQWGRWGYSTAGINAVPVAIWALGAAFFEEAFFRGYSISRLAPAVGNRWAALLTSAAFSAVHLRFGAALAGYMFLWGLVAAALYIVTKSTWACLLYHMVNNVVVDFFIYGR
- a CDS encoding MFS transporter, with the translated sequence METRFLLLGAVALQMVGFGIILPAMPFLLRELGGDAAAQGLLVSLFSLMQFVTAPLWGYVSDKIGRAPVVAAGLALGAAGQAVAYAAQSLAQLALGRALAGVGGGTLAALQAWIADLTPSDRRASAMALFGIAFGVGFVAGPAIGGALGTLHPRLPFLASAVLYALAGTAVARLPNTRPTRRQGFEIVVGLLAVPVLMLNLGMSMFEALLSYFSAFARGLTPFQIGLLFFVSGVAAGAAQPVVRRLERSSSPGRNAPLGMATMAVGLLLLSFASSSLAVLYIGAALVSLGGVVASSFIFAAASRRGAGVELGALQSAGTLGRIAGPTIGGYLYTTISATAPFIASAAVVAATAALTSLLLSRVGLR
- a CDS encoding CoA-binding protein — protein: MDLLEVFKLRTIAVVGASRDPSKWAHVVPLYLKRAGYRIIPINPSAGEILGEKAYPTLHEVPDEVDVVQVFRPSEEVPRIAQDVIRRRRERGDVKVVWLQLGIRAPPGVREALEAEGIALFEDMCMMETHARLFGLRPLAPGEV
- a CDS encoding AbrB/MazE/SpoVT family DNA-binding domain-containing protein produces the protein MATSRYLRRVQKIKTGSYIISLPMDWVLKNRLKPKDPLLVFEDPNNNIVVKIPMSRCNLTLDAGIYEDPELLEEVVKYLYIFGVDQITVTGHNQGVLKRLRELRKDLIGYEIDDFTNGRVVISIKDDIHALEERHLKRVWEKYLKLLGDILDGICSYRNDEELRDKIVESKRLVRHLQRLLSIALKEPERNKIPYPTFAAFFETTIRLREVGYYIYRMVDFLAGVRQREELDAMCRLCKEALNTSDLKRLVEIRERINTLEEASLPKLNAYEAHMAFAMRRIVFNLVRISELMTVAAAAQRTVCTPASREEEEF